Proteins encoded by one window of Cervus canadensis isolate Bull #8, Minnesota chromosome 18, ASM1932006v1, whole genome shotgun sequence:
- the LOC122421092 gene encoding secretoglobin family 2B member 2-like isoform X1, producing MMKGALLVLTLLVTRELTFNMPEVEACPVFYGGVASLLLGSKTLLNSTLDLVDSTDEEKAAFGKIQDCFNEEGFDAKLHISQLVVSIIFDKDCTGYQVSTVLSTVFGIILSAVSLVK from the exons ATGATGAAGGGAGCACTGCTTGTGCTGACCCTGCTGGTGACCAGAGAGCTGACCTTCAACATGCCTGAGG TGGAAGCCTGCCCCGTGTTTTATGGTGGAGTTGCCTCGCTGTTACTTGGAAGCAAAACATTGTTGAACTCAACCCTTGATTTGGTTGATAGTACTGATGAGGAAAAGGCAGCCTTTGGAAAAATCCAGGATTGCTTCAATGAGGAGGGATTTGATGCCAAGCTGCATATTTCACAACTTGTG GTTTCCATCATCTTCGACAAGGATTGCACCGGCTATCAAGTGTCCACGGTTTTGAGTACTGTTTTTGGAATAATTCTCAGTGCGGTCTCTTTGGTGAAATAG
- the LOC122421092 gene encoding secretoglobin family 2B member 2-like isoform X2, producing the protein MLISLGEAVSLWEMFFVFPSVEACPVFYGGVASLLLGSKTLLNSTLDLVDSTDEEKAAFGKIQDCFNEEGFDAKLHISQLVVSIIFDKDCTGYQVSTVLSTVFGIILSAVSLVK; encoded by the exons ATGTTAATCAGTCTTGGAGAGGCTGTGTCTCTGTGGGAG atgttttttgtctttccttCAGTGGAAGCCTGCCCCGTGTTTTATGGTGGAGTTGCCTCGCTGTTACTTGGAAGCAAAACATTGTTGAACTCAACCCTTGATTTGGTTGATAGTACTGATGAGGAAAAGGCAGCCTTTGGAAAAATCCAGGATTGCTTCAATGAGGAGGGATTTGATGCCAAGCTGCATATTTCACAACTTGTG GTTTCCATCATCTTCGACAAGGATTGCACCGGCTATCAAGTGTCCACGGTTTTGAGTACTGTTTTTGGAATAATTCTCAGTGCGGTCTCTTTGGTGAAATAG